The genomic stretch CTTCTTCCCTTTGTTCGGTGACATACCATTGCATAAAGCTGAAAGTGGCAAAATCCTTTTTGGAGAAAGCATGATCCACAATATTGTTGATGGATTTGGTCACGTTGATTTCATGTTCCAAAATCAGTTCAAACACTTCCCGTAGGGAATTGAAGTTATGTCTGATTCCGGTGATTTCCGGCTGGATAGCGTGTCCGCCAGCCTCATTGATGTATTGGAATATCTTCATCATATGCATTCTCTCCTCGTCAGCATGCGTGTAAAGATATTTTGCGGAATTTTCATAGCCCATCATGTGACACCAAGATGCCATAGAGAGGTAGTATGCAGAAGATGTCCCTTCCATTTCTACCTGTTTGTTGAGTAATTTCTCGGTATCGACAAGTAATGAACGCTGTAGCGTTACGATTTCTTTTGCTTTCATAATTTTAGTATTTGAATAGTAAACTAAATATAATCATTCAGGTTCCAGATTTCATGCTGTTAGGATGAATTTGGAATTGATTTAATTAAGTTTAAATAGAGGAGTTGGCAAGACTGGGATACCCTCTGCTCCTGATTCTGCGACAGATTGTACAGCAAAGAAGTAATTGTCTTTGGAATAAGGCAGCGTCAATGAGGTGTCCGTAGTCCAAAACTTTCTCTCCCACATAGAAGAAGAAGTTTCTCTCATCAGCACAAAATAGCCTTTGGCTTTTCCAAACTTCGGGGCTTTCCACAGCAAGGTGGTCTGGTTGCTTAGGTTACGTACGTCTATTTTAACCTCCAGCGGCTGATCAGGGGAATCTGCCAAGGAAGCAAGGGAAGCCAGGTTTACAGCTGTGACTTTACGTAAATATTCATAATCCATAAAATCCGGAAGATCTCCGTACTGAACACCATCTTCCATGCGGACATTCTCGTGCTGATGGAGGAAGTTTTCGTTCATTTCTGATATTCTTATCGCTGTCATGCCATTTTTCGCAAAAGGAGTCTGATCTCCTCCTCTCAAGAATCTGTCTGCCCGGTAAATCAGTTTTACTTCGAATTGATCTACATATCGCTCTCCATGTTCTTTGATATACCTTGCCAATTGCCTGGATTTACTGTCATTGTCCGCATTAATGTATTTTCGAATAGTAGCTTCTTGTTCAGTTTCAGCTGCAGGGATTGTTTCCGAGAATACCCGCATCATCAAATTGTCTTTGATCAGGGTTTCCGAAGAGCTACTATTTCCTATGATGTCGTTGTTCAAAACTGCCCCAATATTCCATCCTTCATTTTTTGCTTTATCAGCTAGATATGTTGCACCTTTCAATCCCTGTTCTTCGCCTGTAAATGCCACGAATAGGATAGTAGCTGAGAATTGGTGTGAAGCCATTATTCTGGCCAGTTCTATCACTGCCGCTGTACCGCTTCCATTGTCGTTGGCACCGGGTGAGGGACCTTTTTCATCCATCACATCTTTATTGCGGGAATCCATGTGTGCTGAAATGATAAAGATCCTGTCGTCAGCGGGATTAATGCCTTTAAGTGTGGCCATGACATTTGCAGCCGGTGAATCAGTGGGGATCCGACGATCATCTCCAGGGATTACGAATTTCTCTATTTCTGCGGTCATCCTTCCACCTGACTGCTTTGCAAAGTGATTGAATTTGGATAAAACGTACTGTTGAGCCGCAGGCATCCCTTCTTCTTCATCGATGCTTAGAGTATGTCTGGAATTGAAAGAGGCTAATACCCTAACATGATGCTCCAGGGAATCGGATGAAATCTCCGAAATCATCTTAGCTATTTCACTGTTTCTAATGATTGTAGTCTGAGCAAAGACCATTTGGCTGCAGAATACTAAGAAAATGGTGTATAAATTTTTACGCATGAGTAGGACTGGTTTATACTAAAGACCTAAATTTATCCCATAAATATCATAGCAAAAGCTTTTTTACATGAATACTCTTGAACAACCTAAAAAAGGCACTTATCCTGCTTTTTATTCCACCTACATTAAACTGGTTTCCGGCAATGATTATGAAAGTCAGCTTATAGATCAGGTCGATTCGCTTTTAAATCTATTTCAAGAAAAAGAGGATGGCTGGGTGGAAAAGCCTTATGCAGAAGGGAAATGGACTCCCAAGGAAGTGCTTGGGCATGTCATAGATACAGAAAGAATCATGACTTTCAGGGCTCTATGTTTTGCTAGGGGGGAGAAATCTTCCTTACCGGGCTTTGATCAGGATCCTTATGTACTGAATGCAAGGTTTGGAAATGTGCCTATTGAACATTTACTGGCGGATTTTCAAGCTCAGCGTAAAGCCCTTTTGTCCATGATCCGGATATTGCCAGAGGACTCTCTGGATTTAGTAGGTACAGCAAATGGAGCCCCTATCACCCCAAGAGCTCTGTTCTGGATTATTCCTGGCCATTTTGAACATCATATGAACATATTCAAAGAACGCTATTGAAAGCCCTCTGTTCCAGAAAAACCAAAGTGCCAGCCTTGCGGATTTTGAAGTGGGATCTTGATCTTTTTATCTGTATATAGAACTATGGATGATTTAAAAAGAGAAAGAGAGCAGCACGTCAAAACTGCCGTGTATTCCTTTAAGAATTTCTGGATGACTGATTCTAGCTTTTCGGTGTTATTTGTGATTTTAGTTTTCACTGTCTTTGTACTGCCGATTTTGATAGTATATGGCCACATAGGAAGTGTATTTATCAGTTCTGTGTTTTTGTTTCTTTTCTTTACAGGGATATTTTCATCAAAGGAACCGGTATTGATTATCCTTACGGCTATACTCTTCACTGCCCAGTTGAGCCTTCGATTGGTGAGGTATTCGGATTTTGACTACGATTTTTACTTGTGGGAAAGATTATTGGGAGTTGTCAATATGTTGGTTTTTATTGGTTTAAATGTCAAGCAGCTGTTTCGGAATGACCGGATCACCGCACATCGGGTAATCGGGGCTATCAATGTGTATCTATTGATGGCAATTTTAGGGGCTTTTGTCTTTGAGATCATTTACATCTATACTGGATCTGTTATTGGTGGTAGGGTCGAACTAATGGGGGTGGATGAAGATTTTAGTTCTTATATTTATTTTAGTATGGTTTCTATGACAACGGTAGGATTTGGTGAGATGTACCCTGCCCAGATTATGGCCAAAATGCTCTCAGTGCTACTAGCCATGATTGGAATACTGTATCCTACAGTAATCATTGCCAGGTTGGTCAGTGGAAGCAATATTCTTAAAAATGAATGATTGTTTCCCATTTATATAATTGTTCGTGGAAATGGTGATTTGAGGCCTTAGATTCATCTTTATAAACCTTCATATATTTCATGAGAAAATTAACTTTTACCCTATTATTTGCTTGCTGTCTGTCGGCTGTAATGGCCCAGATTGATAGAGAGATCGAAGTAGAATCTGCGATAGTGACTCAGCATGAGACTACCATTAAAGGCAAGAAAGTTCCATATAAAGCTACCGCCGGTACCCAGCCGGTATGGAATGAAAAAGGGAAGCCAATAGCATCCTTATTCTACACCTATTATGAACGTACAGATATTTCAGATAAGGCAAAGCGCCCACTGGTAATCTCTTTCAATGGTGGGCCTGGTTCTGCTTCTATATGGATGCATATTGCCTATACAGGGCCTGTAGTACTAAATATTGATGAAGAAGGCTATCCACTTCAGCCCTATGGGGTGAAATCAAATCCCCATTCCATACTCGATGTAGCGGATATCGTGTATATCGATCCTGTGAATACCGGGTATTCCAGAATTGTAGATGAGGAAGTGGATAGGGGCACTTTTTTTGGTATCAATTCAGATATAAAGTACTTGGCAGATTGGGTTAACACTTTCGTGACCCGTCAGGAAAGATGGGCATCTCCAAAATATCTTATTGGCGAAAGCTATGGCACTACCCGTGTGGCAGGTTTGGTGGCACAGCTTCAAAATTCCCATTGGATGTATTTTAATGGAGTGATATTGGTTTCTCCCACCGAAATGGGTATAGATCGGGGAGCTCCTATCCATACTTCTAATTACCTACCTTATTATGCGGCCACCGCATGGTATCACAAGGCATTGGAAGGTTCCTTGCAGAACCGGGATTTAGAAGAATTTTTGCCGGAAGTCGAAGCATTTACTATCAATGAGTTAATACCTGCTGTGGTGAAAGGGGGCATGCTATCCGCTGCAGAGCGCGATGCTATTGCTGCAAAATATGCGTTGTACTCGGGGTTACGCAAAGAGGTTATACTTGAACATAATCTACTTGTGCCTACCAACTTCTTCTGGAAAGAATTGTTGAGAGAAAAAGGTATGACTTTGGGAAGACTAGACAGTAGGTATAAGGGCTTCGATAATGCCGGTACTGGTTCCAGACCGGATTTTGATCCCGCACTATCCTCTTGGAATCATGCATTTGCGCCATCCTTTCAGGTATATGTAAGAGAGAAACTAAACTTCAAAACTGACCTTACCTATAACTTATTCGGTCCCGTTCATCCTTGGAACCGTTCTAATGAGACCACAGGATATGATCTCGGAGATGCCATGCGCCAAAATCCTTATTTACACTTGATGGTTCAGTCGGGCTATTACGATGGAGGTACAGACTTCTTTAATGCAAAATACAACCTTTGGCAAATTGATGCCGCTGGCAGAATGGCGGATCGAATATCATGGAAAGGGTACAGAAGCGGTCACATGATGTACCTCCGGGCGGAGGATCTGGAGACTTCAAATGATGATATCCGTGTGTTTATCAAGAACTCAATGGTAGCTCCTGATATGCCTGCTAAGTACAATTAGAATATAGTAAGCAACTGTATAAAAGCCGGGGGATTTCTCCGGCTTTTATCATTATTAAGCTATAGATCCAGATGTTTTTTGAAGGATTCAAAGTCCTTTACATCTTCACTTGAGCCGAGCATTTTTCCAAGAATCCCATAGATGTCCGCAACTTTTTTTCCTTCTTTCCTCAAAAATTGAATGGATGTGGCCCCTTCGGATTTGGAAAGTTTTTTATTCTTTTCCCCCTTCAAAAGCGGATGATGGTGAAATGTGCCACCTTGAAATGAGTGTAGTCCGAGTTCATTGGCCAAGAAATGCTGGGCTAAGGTAGATCCTAGCAAATCCTGGCCTCTAACGATCAAGTCGACTCCATAATATATATCGTCAATGATAGAGGTCAGCTGATATGCCGGAAGTTTGTCTTTTTTCCTTACCATAAAAAAGGCAGATTCCTCGGGAAGTACATAGGCTTTTTTGCCTTCGGTATAAGTGTTGACTTGGATGAATTCACAGGCAAAAGTATCCATACGCCAGCACGTGTCATTTCTCTCAAGCGGGATGTTCCTTGTCTGGCAGTGTCCTAGGTAATATCCCGAAGGATTCATTTGCTGGATTTTTTTGCGTGAGCAATCACAGGCAAAAAGCAATTTCTTTTCCTTTATTGTATCCAATGCCTGTGAGTATTCACCTATACGATGCATCTGAGACCATTCTTGCTCGAAGTCCAAAAGGCTTTTGGGGCCTTGGTCATATCCAATCTCCATGAAGTCTAAGGTGTCAAAAATATCCTGCACATACTCGGGACGATACCTGTCCCTATCCAGGTCATCAATCCGGAGCAGCACCTTGGCACCGCTTTTTTCAGCCAAGGCTTTGGTCACTAAAAAAGAATAAAGATTCCCTAAGTGCAGAAATCCGCTGGGAGTAGGGGCTAGGCGAGTAAGTTTGAAATCCATTTGGCGAAATTAGCTAGTTTAAGGGGATTTGGAATGACCAGAAGGCATTTCCATATGGTTGCTCTAAAAAGTGATGAAGTGTATACATTTAGATCAGTATTCCTAAACACTTTATCCTGTTGAAAACCATGGTGTTTATTTTACTCAGGCCTAAAAATAGCTTTCAACTGTTCTCTATTAAGCTTCTTTAACGGCTACGTAGTTAAAACCTATGGAATGCTGAGTATTTTTGAACTTTATGAAATTTGGAATCCTAGTCTTGCTTTATTTTGCTTTTATGCCTGGTCTGTTGGCACAGAGGTCCTATTCCGGGAATATCCTTGATGCCACGGACAAAACTTATCTGGAAGGTGTAGCTGTAGAAATATTAGGCTCAGGGATTGCTGACACTACTAACCTTCGTGGTTATTTTTCTGTCAAAGGAAATATGGGGGATACTTTACGGGTGTCCTTCCCTGGGTTTATTGAGCAGAAAATAGCCTTGGGAGAGGAGACATTTTTGATTCTTCAGATTCAGGATAGAGCGAGACTTCTTCCCACTTTTGAAGTGAAATCAGAACCTTATGCATTCAGGTTTAAGGATGGTAAATTGATATTAATAGATCCGGATGAAGAGCAAGCTCCTTCCACAAAAGGAGGGATAAGTGCAGGCTACCGGGATTCTCCTGATCTGACGGGTGGGATAGCCATAGCCGGGGTATTATCCTCCCTTACGAAAAGAGCGAGGCTAGAACGTGCGTATCAGAAGAAGTTGGAATGGATGCGTAGGAGAGAAGGATATTACGAAGTAGTTGAATCTGATTCAGTGCGCCAAAACCTCATGATTAAATATCAGTTGCAGCGCTCGGATTGGGATAAGATTATTATCCGCTTTAATGAAGGTAATGCGTACCATGAGTTTTTGGACTGGAGCAAAGACCGCGTCTACAACACCCTGAATGAGTTTATCGACAGAGAGAGGCGGTGGATTAATTAGGCTTTTCTCTTAAAAGACCATGTCACATAGAACCGTGCTACCTCTTCACCTTGGGGGTTTTTACCAGAGGATATCATTGTGAGTTTGCCTGTTTCATTCACGGAAAGTGACTGAAGAAGCAGGAAAAGATCCTGACCCTGCGAGCAGGTAAATGTGATGGTCTGATTGGCTTTTTTATAATACTCCGCCCGGAAATCTACAACTAGCATAGCATATCTGCCTAAATCACTTATAGCTAACTGGCAAAGTGCCCCAGTACTCAATTCTCCTGCTCCAGCCATAGCTGCAAAATAGATAGACTTGAATGGGTTTTGCGTTCTCCAGCTATAGGGGAGTGTGACGACGCATTTTTCAGCATCTAATTCTCTTAAACGAAAACCCCAAAAAACAGCAGACGGAAGTTTGATAAGCATCCCAGGCCAAAAATAGAATGGATTGCGCATTTTTTTTTGATAGGCTAAAGCTCCTGATTTTAAAGCGATTTGGGTTTTCTGTGCATTCATATACTTGGATTTAAAAAGCTCAAAATAATAAAAATTGCTTTCTGGTATTTATATTGAGCATATTAAGTATAAAAACAAGCCTTATGAAATCGAGCATGTCTCAAGAGTCAGACACTGGGATGATTATCTGCCATGCGAGATTCCATGTGACCGCTAAAAATCAAAATATAAACACATGAAAAAAGTAGCATTTTTATTTTGTGCAGGACTGATGGTTTATTCCTGTGCCAAAGTTCCGCTTACAGGCAGAAATCAACTTGCCCTAGTATCCAACGAGGAGATTCAACCCTTGGTCAATGAGCAATATAGTGAGGTGA from Algoriphagus sp. NG3 encodes the following:
- a CDS encoding ferritin, giving the protein MKAKEIVTLQRSLLVDTEKLLNKQVEMEGTSSAYYLSMASWCHMMGYENSAKYLYTHADEERMHMMKIFQYINEAGGHAIQPEITGIRHNFNSLREVFELILEHEINVTKSINNIVDHAFSKKDFATFSFMQWYVTEQREEETMSRRALELFDIIGEEGVGLWTIDQELGKLHAAAHPQQ
- a CDS encoding M20/M25/M40 family metallo-hydrolase codes for the protein MRKNLYTIFLVFCSQMVFAQTTIIRNSEIAKMISEISSDSLEHHVRVLASFNSRHTLSIDEEEGMPAAQQYVLSKFNHFAKQSGGRMTAEIEKFVIPGDDRRIPTDSPAANVMATLKGINPADDRIFIISAHMDSRNKDVMDEKGPSPGANDNGSGTAAVIELARIMASHQFSATILFVAFTGEEQGLKGATYLADKAKNEGWNIGAVLNNDIIGNSSSSETLIKDNLMMRVFSETIPAAETEQEATIRKYINADNDSKSRQLARYIKEHGERYVDQFEVKLIYRADRFLRGGDQTPFAKNGMTAIRISEMNENFLHQHENVRMEDGVQYGDLPDFMDYEYLRKVTAVNLASLASLADSPDQPLEVKIDVRNLSNQTTLLWKAPKFGKAKGYFVLMRETSSSMWERKFWTTDTSLTLPYSKDNYFFAVQSVAESGAEGIPVLPTPLFKLN
- a CDS encoding DinB family protein; the encoded protein is MNTLEQPKKGTYPAFYSTYIKLVSGNDYESQLIDQVDSLLNLFQEKEDGWVEKPYAEGKWTPKEVLGHVIDTERIMTFRALCFARGEKSSLPGFDQDPYVLNARFGNVPIEHLLADFQAQRKALLSMIRILPEDSLDLVGTANGAPITPRALFWIIPGHFEHHMNIFKERY
- a CDS encoding potassium channel family protein; the protein is MDDLKREREQHVKTAVYSFKNFWMTDSSFSVLFVILVFTVFVLPILIVYGHIGSVFISSVFLFLFFTGIFSSKEPVLIILTAILFTAQLSLRLVRYSDFDYDFYLWERLLGVVNMLVFIGLNVKQLFRNDRITAHRVIGAINVYLLMAILGAFVFEIIYIYTGSVIGGRVELMGVDEDFSSYIYFSMVSMTTVGFGEMYPAQIMAKMLSVLLAMIGILYPTVIIARLVSGSNILKNE
- a CDS encoding S10 family serine carboxypeptidase-like protein; the protein is MRKLTFTLLFACCLSAVMAQIDREIEVESAIVTQHETTIKGKKVPYKATAGTQPVWNEKGKPIASLFYTYYERTDISDKAKRPLVISFNGGPGSASIWMHIAYTGPVVLNIDEEGYPLQPYGVKSNPHSILDVADIVYIDPVNTGYSRIVDEEVDRGTFFGINSDIKYLADWVNTFVTRQERWASPKYLIGESYGTTRVAGLVAQLQNSHWMYFNGVILVSPTEMGIDRGAPIHTSNYLPYYAATAWYHKALEGSLQNRDLEEFLPEVEAFTINELIPAVVKGGMLSAAERDAIAAKYALYSGLRKEVILEHNLLVPTNFFWKELLREKGMTLGRLDSRYKGFDNAGTGSRPDFDPALSSWNHAFAPSFQVYVREKLNFKTDLTYNLFGPVHPWNRSNETTGYDLGDAMRQNPYLHLMVQSGYYDGGTDFFNAKYNLWQIDAAGRMADRISWKGYRSGHMMYLRAEDLETSNDDIRVFIKNSMVAPDMPAKYN
- a CDS encoding glutamate--tRNA ligase family protein, with the translated sequence MDFKLTRLAPTPSGFLHLGNLYSFLVTKALAEKSGAKVLLRIDDLDRDRYRPEYVQDIFDTLDFMEIGYDQGPKSLLDFEQEWSQMHRIGEYSQALDTIKEKKLLFACDCSRKKIQQMNPSGYYLGHCQTRNIPLERNDTCWRMDTFACEFIQVNTYTEGKKAYVLPEESAFFMVRKKDKLPAYQLTSIIDDIYYGVDLIVRGQDLLGSTLAQHFLANELGLHSFQGGTFHHHPLLKGEKNKKLSKSEGATSIQFLRKEGKKVADIYGILGKMLGSSEDVKDFESFKKHLDL
- a CDS encoding carboxypeptidase-like regulatory domain-containing protein translates to MKFGILVLLYFAFMPGLLAQRSYSGNILDATDKTYLEGVAVEILGSGIADTTNLRGYFSVKGNMGDTLRVSFPGFIEQKIALGEETFLILQIQDRARLLPTFEVKSEPYAFRFKDGKLILIDPDEEQAPSTKGGISAGYRDSPDLTGGIAIAGVLSSLTKRARLERAYQKKLEWMRRREGYYEVVESDSVRQNLMIKYQLQRSDWDKIIIRFNEGNAYHEFLDWSKDRVYNTLNEFIDRERRWIN
- a CDS encoding PaaI family thioesterase; the encoded protein is MNAQKTQIALKSGALAYQKKMRNPFYFWPGMLIKLPSAVFWGFRLRELDAEKCVVTLPYSWRTQNPFKSIYFAAMAGAGELSTGALCQLAISDLGRYAMLVVDFRAEYYKKANQTITFTCSQGQDLFLLLQSLSVNETGKLTMISSGKNPQGEEVARFYVTWSFKRKA